The proteins below are encoded in one region of Geobacter sp.:
- a CDS encoding efflux RND transporter permease subunit → MSRFFINRPIFAWVIAIMVMLAGLLAIKTLPVSQYPPIAPPQITINATYPGASAQTVQDTVTQVVEQKLNGIDNLIYMSSTSDSAGAVSINLTFKAGTDPNIAQVQVQNKLQLATPLLPQIVQKQGIQVVKSTKNFLLIIGLVSEDGRYDRHVLSDYMVSNVQDIVSRVEGVGEVQMFGTQNAMRIWLNPAKLNNYHLTTNDVIAALQAQNAQVSAGQFGGTPAEIGQQLNATITARTLLQSPEQFDAIILRTNSDGSTVRLKDVAVSKIGTENYDIEARYKGKPLGGMAIRLAAGANALDTANRVKAKMEELSRYFPAGMQVVYPYDTTPFVKISIEEVVRTLIEAVFLVFIIMFLFLQNIRATLIPTIAVPVVLLGTMGVLSAAGFSINTLTMFALVIVIGLLVDDAIVVVENVERIMSEEGLSPHDATIKSMGQITSALVGIATVLTAVFLPMAFFGGSTGVIYRQFSITIIAAMILSVLVAMILTPALCATLLKPVEKGHTPGECGWFCRFFRHFNRWFDWARGKYEGIVGRSFGKPVRYLVVYGAIVAAMAVFFLRLPTAFLPDEDQGFIICQVQLPAGATKERTIKVIEQLEKHFLERETKTVDTIITVAGFSFAGRGQNMGLAFVKLKDWKLRKSPDLKAAAVAGRAMGAFSTIKDGLAFAFSPPAVVELGQANGFDFMLQDRSGLGHDKLMEARNQLLGMAMKNPKLIAVRPNGQDDSPQFKLDIDDVRAGALGVSLADVNNVLATAWGSSYVNDFIENGRVKKVYLQSDARYRMLPEDINSWYVSNNKGEMVPFSAFATAHWQYGSPRLERYNGIPSVEIMGQAAPGVSTGEAMAEMEKMAAQLPTGMGYEWTGLSYEEKKAGAQAPALYAISLLVVFLAVAALYESWTIPFVNLLMLPLGLVGAVTAVTLRVLPNDVYLQIGLLTTVGLSTKNAILIIQFIKDQMHQGHELVEATLMAVKIRLRPVIMTSLAFFFGTLPLALTKGAGAAAQNAIGTAVTGGLLSATFIDLIFIPFFFVMVSRLFARKKQPTRLATPIESLEEH, encoded by the coding sequence ATGTCCCGGTTTTTTATAAATCGTCCCATCTTTGCCTGGGTAATCGCTATCATGGTCATGCTGGCCGGCCTTCTGGCGATCAAGACGCTGCCGGTTTCCCAGTACCCGCCCATCGCGCCGCCGCAGATCACCATCAATGCCACCTATCCCGGCGCCTCGGCCCAGACCGTCCAGGATACGGTCACCCAGGTCGTGGAGCAGAAGCTGAACGGGATCGACAACCTGATCTACATGTCCTCCACCAGCGATTCTGCCGGGGCAGTCTCCATCAACCTGACCTTCAAGGCCGGCACCGACCCCAACATCGCCCAGGTGCAGGTGCAGAACAAGCTGCAGCTGGCCACGCCGCTCTTGCCCCAGATCGTGCAGAAACAGGGGATACAGGTCGTCAAATCCACCAAGAACTTCCTGCTGATCATCGGCCTCGTCTCGGAAGACGGCCGCTACGATCGCCACGTCCTGTCCGACTACATGGTATCCAACGTCCAGGATATCGTCAGCCGGGTGGAAGGGGTGGGTGAAGTCCAGATGTTCGGCACCCAGAACGCCATGCGGATCTGGCTGAACCCTGCCAAGCTGAACAACTACCATCTCACGACCAACGATGTGATCGCCGCGCTGCAGGCGCAGAACGCCCAGGTGTCGGCCGGCCAGTTCGGCGGCACCCCGGCGGAAATCGGGCAACAGCTGAACGCCACCATCACCGCCCGCACCCTGTTGCAGAGCCCTGAGCAGTTCGACGCCATCATCCTGCGGACCAACAGCGACGGCTCCACGGTCAGGCTGAAAGACGTGGCCGTCAGCAAGATCGGCACGGAAAACTACGATATCGAAGCCCGCTACAAGGGGAAACCGCTGGGGGGGATGGCGATCCGGCTGGCGGCCGGCGCCAACGCCCTGGATACGGCAAACCGGGTCAAGGCCAAGATGGAGGAGCTCTCCAGATACTTCCCGGCAGGTATGCAGGTGGTCTACCCCTACGACACCACCCCCTTCGTCAAGATCTCCATCGAGGAGGTGGTCAGGACCCTGATCGAGGCGGTCTTCCTGGTCTTCATCATCATGTTCCTGTTCCTGCAGAACATCCGGGCCACCCTGATCCCCACCATCGCGGTGCCGGTGGTGCTCCTGGGGACCATGGGCGTCCTGTCGGCCGCCGGCTTCTCCATCAACACCCTGACCATGTTCGCCCTGGTCATTGTCATAGGCCTCTTGGTGGACGACGCCATCGTGGTTGTCGAAAACGTGGAACGGATCATGTCCGAGGAGGGGCTCTCCCCGCACGACGCCACCATCAAGTCCATGGGGCAGATCACCAGCGCCCTGGTCGGCATAGCCACCGTACTGACGGCGGTCTTTCTGCCGATGGCTTTTTTCGGCGGCTCCACCGGGGTCATCTACCGCCAGTTCTCCATCACCATCATCGCCGCCATGATCCTGTCGGTCCTGGTGGCCATGATCCTGACCCCGGCGCTCTGCGCAACCCTGCTCAAACCGGTGGAAAAGGGGCACACGCCGGGCGAGTGCGGCTGGTTCTGCCGCTTCTTCCGCCACTTCAACAGGTGGTTCGACTGGGCAAGGGGAAAATACGAAGGGATCGTCGGTCGCTCCTTTGGCAAGCCGGTCCGCTACCTGGTGGTCTATGGCGCCATCGTGGCGGCCATGGCGGTCTTCTTCCTGCGGCTCCCGACGGCCTTCCTGCCGGATGAGGACCAGGGGTTCATCATCTGCCAAGTGCAGTTGCCGGCCGGTGCCACCAAGGAGCGGACCATCAAGGTGATCGAGCAGCTCGAAAAGCATTTCCTGGAGCGCGAAACCAAGACGGTGGACACCATCATTACCGTGGCAGGTTTCAGCTTTGCCGGTCGCGGCCAGAACATGGGGCTGGCCTTTGTCAAGCTCAAGGACTGGAAGCTGCGCAAGTCCCCTGACCTGAAGGCGGCTGCCGTTGCCGGCCGCGCCATGGGCGCCTTTTCCACCATCAAGGACGGCCTGGCCTTTGCCTTTTCACCCCCGGCAGTGGTGGAGCTGGGGCAGGCCAACGGCTTCGACTTCATGCTGCAGGACCGGAGCGGCCTGGGGCATGACAAGCTGATGGAGGCCCGCAACCAGCTGCTCGGGATGGCCATGAAGAATCCCAAGCTGATCGCGGTCCGGCCCAACGGCCAGGACGATTCACCCCAGTTCAAGCTGGATATCGATGACGTGCGGGCCGGCGCCCTGGGAGTCTCGCTTGCCGACGTCAACAACGTGCTGGCCACTGCCTGGGGCAGCTCCTACGTGAACGACTTCATCGAAAACGGTCGGGTCAAGAAGGTCTACCTCCAGTCCGACGCCAGGTACCGGATGCTGCCGGAAGATATCAACAGCTGGTATGTCAGCAACAACAAGGGGGAGATGGTGCCCTTCTCCGCCTTTGCCACCGCCCATTGGCAGTACGGCTCGCCACGGCTGGAGCGCTACAACGGCATCCCGTCGGTCGAAATCATGGGGCAGGCGGCGCCCGGCGTAAGCACCGGAGAGGCCATGGCAGAGATGGAAAAGATGGCGGCCCAGCTGCCGACCGGCATGGGATACGAGTGGACCGGTCTCTCCTACGAGGAAAAGAAGGCGGGCGCCCAGGCCCCGGCGCTCTATGCCATATCGCTGCTGGTGGTCTTCCTTGCGGTTGCTGCGCTCTATGAGAGCTGGACGATCCCCTTCGTCAACCTGCTGATGCTGCCGCTCGGCCTGGTGGGTGCGGTTACGGCGGTCACGTTGCGGGTACTGCCCAACGACGTCTATCTCCAGATCGGCCTGCTCACCACCGTGGGTCTTTCCACCAAGAACGCCATCCTGATCATCCAGTTCATCAAGGATCAGATGCACCAGGGGCATGAACTGGTCGAGGCCACCCTGATGGCGGTGAAGATCCGGCTCAGGCCGGTCATCATGACCTCGCTGGCCTTCTTCTTCGGCACCCTGCCGCTGGCCCTGACCAAAGGGGCCGGGGCAGCGGCCCAGAACGCCATCGGTACCGCCGTGACCGGCGGCCTTCTCTCGGCCACCTTTATCGACCTGATCTTTATCCCGTTTTTCTTTGTCATGGTCTCGCGTCTCTTTGCCCGGAAAAAACAGCCCACGCGATTGGCCACGCCAATCGAATCATTGGAGGAACATTGA
- the adeC gene encoding AdeC/AdeK/OprM family multidrug efflux complex outer membrane factor produces the protein MNRMTTALCLPLGVFLCLAGCTTMAPNYSRPAAPVPAEWPSGAAYGEAAAKPADKPLADIPWQEFFVDQRLQKLVALALENNRDLRVAVLNIERSRAQYQIQRSDLFPKVDATADGAFQRLPEDFSGTGQARTIHQYSVGLGVSSYELDLFGRVRSLKDQALEQYLATEQARRSVQISLVSQVATTYLALGADRERLKLAKETLTSQQSSFQLTKSRYEAGVSSALDLHQAQTSVDTARLDIARYTTLVAQDENALALVVGSKIPADLLPPSLSETLTALKELAPGLPSEVLLNRPDILQAENLLRGSNANIGAARAAFFPSITLVSNVGFGSDELSGLFTGDAFAWSFAPRITLPIFTAGSNQARLTVAEVDRDIAVARYEQAIQTAFREVSDALALRGTIDEQVAAQQSLTDATSESYRLSQARYEKGVDSYLQVLDAQRSLYSAQQNLISVRLSRISNLVTLYKVLGGGTK, from the coding sequence ATGAACCGGATGACAACAGCCTTGTGTCTTCCTTTGGGGGTATTCCTCTGCCTGGCGGGATGCACCACCATGGCCCCGAATTACAGCCGGCCGGCCGCGCCGGTGCCGGCCGAATGGCCCAGCGGTGCCGCCTACGGGGAAGCGGCAGCCAAGCCTGCGGACAAGCCGCTGGCCGATATCCCCTGGCAGGAGTTCTTCGTCGACCAGCGGCTGCAGAAACTGGTCGCCCTGGCGCTGGAGAACAACCGCGACCTCCGCGTCGCCGTTCTCAATATCGAGCGATCCCGGGCCCAGTACCAGATCCAGCGCTCCGACCTCTTCCCCAAGGTCGATGCCACTGCCGACGGCGCGTTCCAGCGGCTGCCCGAGGATTTTTCCGGTACCGGCCAGGCACGGACCATCCATCAATACAGCGTCGGCCTCGGCGTCAGCTCCTATGAACTGGATCTGTTCGGCCGGGTGCGCAGCCTCAAGGACCAGGCCCTGGAGCAGTACCTGGCTACCGAGCAGGCGCGGCGCAGCGTGCAGATCAGCCTGGTTTCACAGGTTGCCACCACCTACCTGGCCCTGGGGGCGGACCGCGAGCGGCTGAAGCTCGCCAAAGAGACCCTGACGAGCCAGCAGTCATCCTTCCAGCTGACCAAGAGCCGTTACGAGGCGGGCGTCTCCTCCGCCCTCGACCTCCACCAGGCCCAGACCAGCGTGGACACCGCGCGGCTTGACATTGCCCGCTACACCACCCTGGTGGCCCAGGACGAGAACGCCCTGGCCCTCGTGGTCGGCTCGAAGATCCCGGCGGACCTGCTGCCGCCGTCCCTTTCCGAAACGCTGACCGCCCTGAAGGAGCTGGCGCCGGGCCTGCCGTCCGAGGTGCTGCTCAACCGTCCCGACATCCTCCAGGCCGAGAACCTGCTCAGGGGGAGCAACGCCAACATCGGCGCGGCCAGGGCGGCCTTCTTCCCCAGCATCACCCTGGTTTCGAACGTGGGCTTCGGCAGCGACGAACTCTCCGGCCTCTTCACCGGCGATGCCTTTGCCTGGAGCTTTGCCCCCCGTATCACCCTGCCGATCTTCACCGCCGGCAGCAACCAAGCCAGGCTCACGGTGGCAGAGGTAGATCGGGACATTGCGGTGGCCCGGTACGAACAGGCGATCCAGACCGCATTCCGGGAAGTCTCCGATGCCCTGGCCCTGCGGGGGACCATTGACGAGCAGGTGGCGGCGCAGCAATCGCTCACCGACGCCACCTCCGAGAGCTACCGCCTCTCCCAGGCCCGCTACGAGAAAGGGGTCGACAGCTACCTGCAGGTTCTGGACGCCCAGCGCTCCCTCTACAGCGCCCAACAGAACCTGATCAGCGTCCGCCTCTCCCGCATCAGCAATCTGGTGACGCTGTACAAGGTTCTGGGTGGCGGGACGAAGTAG
- a CDS encoding DUF3789 domain-containing protein, whose product MSTVWIAFTCGFLLGGTVGFVLMCLLFISKRGDSPNRQ is encoded by the coding sequence ATGAGCACAGTATGGATTGCCTTTACTTGCGGGTTCTTGTTAGGCGGAACGGTGGGCTTTGTCCTGATGTGCCTCCTGTTCATCAGCAAGCGGGGAGACTCACCGAACAGGCAGTGA
- a CDS encoding phospholipase, whose translation MSTIAGTAGVARTEQLPSPVAPVETPPAEPGASVPQDSALQQRLHHEKQAKESRFSILPHKTNYLLPVSYNTSPNNAVYANLAGRDENLDNLEVKFQLSIKTALWDDIFGDNGTLYVAYSQLAFWQAYNSGSSAPFREINFEPEAFLAFHTGSRLLGMTSQMITLGFNHQSNGRGEPLSRSWNRIVANLLFSAGDTYVSLRPWFRIPESREDDDNPQMEKYLGYGELFALQKLGEHTLTLMLRNNLRTSGNKGAVQLDWSFPLHKHLKGYVQYFNGYGESLVDYNHSTNRFGVGVMLTDWL comes from the coding sequence CTGTCGACAATCGCAGGTACAGCGGGTGTTGCCCGGACCGAACAGCTCCCCTCGCCCGTCGCCCCCGTAGAAACACCGCCCGCCGAGCCAGGGGCATCCGTTCCGCAGGACTCTGCCCTGCAACAACGGCTGCACCATGAAAAACAGGCCAAGGAATCAAGATTTTCCATCCTGCCGCACAAAACCAACTACCTGCTTCCCGTCAGTTACAACACCTCGCCCAATAATGCCGTATATGCCAACCTGGCAGGCCGGGACGAAAATCTCGACAACCTTGAGGTCAAATTCCAGTTGAGCATCAAGACCGCGCTCTGGGACGACATCTTCGGCGACAATGGCACACTCTATGTGGCCTACAGCCAACTTGCCTTCTGGCAGGCATACAACAGCGGCTCATCCGCACCCTTTCGCGAGATCAACTTCGAACCCGAGGCCTTCCTGGCATTCCATACCGGCTCCAGACTGCTGGGCATGACCAGCCAGATGATCACCCTCGGCTTCAACCACCAATCCAACGGGCGGGGAGAACCGTTGTCCCGCAGTTGGAACCGCATCGTCGCAAACCTCCTGTTCAGCGCGGGCGACACCTACGTCTCCCTGAGGCCCTGGTTCCGTATCCCCGAAAGCAGGGAGGATGATGACAACCCGCAGATGGAAAAATATCTGGGCTATGGGGAACTGTTTGCCCTGCAAAAACTGGGGGAGCACACCCTGACCCTGATGCTGCGCAACAACCTGCGCACATCCGGGAACAAGGGAGCGGTGCAGTTGGACTGGAGCTTCCCCCTCCACAAGCATCTAAAGGGGTATGTCCAATATTTCAACGGCTATGGTGAAAGCCTCGTGGATTACAACCATTCCACCAACCGGTTTGGGGTGGGGGTAATGCTGACCGACTGGCTGTAA
- a CDS encoding HlyD family efflux transporter periplasmic adaptor subunit: MTKPRKTWLIIVAGLLVMGILGIVAWQKFAGNDRDRGLVSGNGRIEAVEIDIAAKTAGRIKDILAREGEFVTAGQKVAIMDTEVLEAQLRQAEAELQKTRDSVATTRSQLVQRQSEKAAALALVGQREAELENAQQHEARSSDLVSRGAMSRQEADDDSTRLKSAVAAVSAARAQVAAAEATIATVRTQISGALSAVAAAQATVERVQADIRDSALVSPRDGRVQYRVAQPGEVVAAGGRVLSLVDLSDVYMTFFLPTTAAGRVALGSEVRLILDAAPQYVIPAKVSFVADVAQFTPKTVETASEREKLMFRLRAQIPVELLRKHITQVKTGLPGMAYVRLDAAKPWPAHLQVKLPQ; the protein is encoded by the coding sequence ATGACCAAACCACGGAAAACATGGCTGATCATCGTCGCCGGACTGCTGGTTATGGGGATTCTTGGTATCGTTGCATGGCAGAAGTTCGCCGGCAACGACAGAGACCGCGGTCTCGTCAGCGGCAACGGCCGCATCGAAGCGGTGGAGATCGACATCGCCGCCAAGACCGCCGGCCGGATAAAGGATATCCTGGCGCGCGAAGGGGAGTTCGTCACTGCCGGGCAGAAGGTGGCGATAATGGACACCGAGGTGCTCGAAGCCCAGCTCCGCCAGGCCGAGGCCGAGCTGCAGAAGACGCGCGACTCGGTTGCCACCACGCGCAGCCAGCTGGTACAACGCCAAAGCGAAAAGGCAGCGGCACTGGCACTGGTCGGACAGCGCGAAGCAGAACTGGAAAACGCACAACAGCACGAAGCACGCTCGTCCGACCTTGTCTCACGGGGCGCGATGTCGCGACAAGAGGCTGACGACGACAGCACACGGCTCAAAAGCGCCGTGGCAGCCGTAAGCGCGGCCCGCGCCCAGGTCGCTGCCGCCGAGGCGACCATCGCAACGGTCCGGACCCAGATCTCCGGGGCGTTATCAGCCGTTGCAGCGGCCCAGGCCACGGTCGAACGGGTCCAGGCCGATATCCGGGACAGCGCCCTCGTCTCCCCCCGCGACGGCCGGGTACAATACCGGGTCGCCCAACCCGGCGAGGTGGTCGCCGCCGGCGGCCGGGTCTTAAGCCTGGTCGACCTGAGCGATGTCTACATGACCTTCTTTCTGCCGACGACCGCGGCCGGCCGGGTCGCACTCGGTTCAGAGGTCCGGCTGATCCTCGACGCCGCTCCCCAGTATGTAATCCCCGCCAAAGTATCGTTCGTTGCCGATGTGGCCCAGTTCACCCCCAAAACCGTGGAGACGGCCAGTGAGCGGGAAAAGCTGATGTTCCGCCTGCGCGCCCAGATCCCCGTGGAGCTGCTCCGGAAACATATCACCCAGGTCAAGACCGGTCTGCCCGGCATGGCCTATGTGCGGCTCGACGCCGCCAAGCCGTGGCCCGCCCACCTGCAGGTGAAGCTGCCGCAATGA
- a CDS encoding ribosome-associated ATPase/putative transporter RbbA, translated as MSDCDPQAIRAPLPPVARLQGVSQRYGKTLALAAVDLELPAGCMVGVIGPDGVGKSSLFSLVAGSRAIQSGRIDVLGGNMADRRHRRAVCPRIAYMPQGLGRNLYPTLSVLENVEFFARLFGHGRQERERRIAELLAATGLAPFADRPAGKLSGGMKQKLGLCCALIHDPDLLILDEPTTGVDPLSRRQFWELIDRIRAGRTGMSVLIATAYMEEAARFDWLVAMNGGRVLAIGTPRELLTQTGTTTLEEAFIALLPQAQREGYQPVIIPPREAEPDGKAAIEAHDLTMRFGDFIAVDHVSFRIEQGEIFGFLGSNGCGKTTTMKMLTGLLPASEGEARLFDRPVDPHDIDTRRRVGYMTQSFSLYGELTVRQNLVLHARLFSMPEARIPARVREMAERFGLDGVMESLPDALPLGQRQRLSLAVAMIHGPEMLILDEPTSGVDPVARDGFWQIMIELARRDRVTIFISTHFMNEAERCDRISLMHAGRVLVSDAPTALIAARGAASLEEAFIGYLEEATDAAAPTPISIAAETADIPSAPRAGQPAPPAAPSGFFSLQRLLSYTRREALELFRDPIRLTLALLGSVILMVVMGYGITMDVENLTFAALDRDQTTLSRDYLLSLAGSRYFIERPPLRDYDDLDRRMRAGEISLAIEIPPGFARDLRRGSPVAVGAWIDGAMPQRAETIRGYVQGMHAQWLTALVREKLGTAATASAADIAIRYRYNPDVKSLVAMVPAMIPLLLMLIPAMLSALSVVREKELGSIVNLYVTPVTRLEFLLGKQLPYVALAMLSFLLLTLLAIFVFGVPLKGSFAALSAGALLYVIAATALGLVISTFMRSQIAALFGTAILTLLPAVQFSGLTHPVSSLEGAGAAIGTVYPTTYFLIIARGAFSKGLGFADLKVSFVPLLLAVPLLIGLATALLRKQDR; from the coding sequence ATGAGCGATTGCGATCCGCAAGCCATCCGGGCGCCCCTGCCGCCCGTAGCAAGGCTGCAGGGGGTCAGCCAGCGCTACGGCAAGACCCTGGCGCTGGCTGCGGTCGATCTCGAACTGCCGGCCGGCTGCATGGTCGGCGTCATCGGGCCGGACGGCGTGGGCAAGTCAAGCCTCTTCTCGCTGGTCGCGGGCTCCCGTGCCATCCAGTCCGGCCGGATAGACGTCCTGGGGGGCAACATGGCCGACAGGCGCCACCGCCGTGCGGTCTGCCCCCGTATCGCCTATATGCCCCAGGGGCTCGGCAGGAATCTCTATCCAACCCTGTCGGTGCTGGAGAATGTGGAGTTTTTCGCCCGGCTGTTCGGTCATGGCCGCCAGGAGCGGGAGCGGCGCATTGCCGAGCTGCTGGCCGCCACCGGCCTGGCACCCTTTGCCGACCGGCCGGCAGGCAAGCTCTCCGGCGGCATGAAGCAGAAGCTGGGCCTCTGCTGCGCCCTGATCCACGACCCCGACCTGCTGATCCTGGACGAACCGACCACCGGCGTCGACCCCCTGTCGCGCCGCCAGTTCTGGGAACTGATCGACCGCATCCGTGCCGGTCGGACCGGCATGAGCGTGCTGATCGCCACCGCCTACATGGAGGAGGCCGCACGTTTCGACTGGCTGGTGGCAATGAACGGCGGTCGGGTGCTTGCCATTGGCACGCCGCGGGAACTCCTGACCCAGACCGGCACCACGACCCTGGAAGAGGCATTCATCGCCCTGTTGCCCCAGGCGCAGCGCGAGGGCTACCAACCGGTCATTATCCCGCCGCGGGAGGCAGAACCCGACGGCAAGGCCGCCATCGAGGCCCATGATCTGACCATGCGCTTCGGCGACTTCATTGCTGTCGATCATGTCAGCTTCCGTATCGAGCAGGGGGAGATCTTCGGCTTTCTCGGCTCCAACGGCTGCGGCAAGACCACTACCATGAAGATGCTGACCGGCCTCCTGCCGGCCAGCGAAGGCGAGGCCCGGCTCTTTGACCGGCCGGTGGACCCGCACGACATCGACACCCGCCGCCGGGTCGGCTACATGACCCAGTCCTTTTCCCTCTACGGCGAGTTGACGGTGCGGCAGAACCTGGTCCTACACGCGCGCCTCTTCAGCATGCCGGAAGCCCGGATTCCCGCCCGTGTACGGGAGATGGCGGAGCGCTTCGGCCTGGACGGGGTGATGGAAAGCCTCCCCGACGCGCTGCCGCTGGGGCAGCGCCAGCGGCTCTCCCTGGCCGTGGCCATGATCCACGGGCCGGAGATGCTGATCCTGGACGAGCCGACCTCGGGGGTCGACCCGGTGGCGCGCGATGGCTTCTGGCAGATCATGATTGAACTGGCGCGCCGGGATCGGGTCACCATCTTCATCTCGACCCACTTCATGAACGAGGCGGAGCGGTGCGACCGGATCTCGCTGATGCACGCCGGACGGGTGCTGGTCAGCGACGCGCCAACAGCCCTGATCGCAGCTCGCGGGGCAGCATCGCTGGAAGAGGCGTTCATCGGCTATCTGGAAGAAGCCACCGATGCCGCAGCACCTACTCCCATCAGCATAGCGGCGGAAACGGCAGACATTCCCTCCGCTCCCCGCGCCGGCCAGCCTGCTCCACCGGCAGCACCCTCCGGCTTCTTCAGCCTGCAACGGCTGCTCAGCTATACCCGGCGCGAGGCGCTGGAACTCTTTCGCGATCCGATCCGCCTGACCCTGGCCCTGCTCGGGAGCGTGATCCTGATGGTCGTCATGGGCTACGGCATCACCATGGATGTGGAGAATCTGACCTTTGCCGCTCTGGACCGGGACCAGACCACGCTCAGCCGCGACTATCTGCTCAGCCTCGCCGGCTCCCGCTACTTTATCGAGCGCCCGCCCCTCAGAGACTACGACGACCTGGACCGGCGGATGCGGGCCGGCGAGATCAGTCTGGCAATCGAGATCCCGCCCGGCTTTGCCCGCGACCTGCGGCGCGGCTCCCCGGTCGCCGTCGGCGCCTGGATCGACGGTGCCATGCCACAACGGGCTGAAACGATCCGTGGCTACGTGCAGGGGATGCACGCCCAGTGGCTGACGGCCCTGGTGCGGGAAAAGCTCGGCACTGCGGCCACGGCCTCCGCGGCCGACATCGCGATCCGCTATCGCTACAACCCGGATGTCAAGAGCCTGGTGGCCATGGTGCCGGCCATGATCCCGCTCCTTCTGATGCTGATCCCCGCCATGCTGAGCGCGCTCTCGGTGGTGCGTGAAAAGGAGTTGGGCTCCATCGTCAATCTCTATGTCACGCCGGTCACCCGGCTGGAATTTCTCCTGGGCAAGCAACTCCCCTACGTGGCACTCGCCATGCTCAGCTTTCTGCTCCTCACCCTGCTGGCGATTTTCGTCTTCGGCGTCCCGCTCAAGGGGAGCTTCGCGGCCCTGTCGGCCGGGGCGCTTCTCTATGTGATCGCGGCCACCGCGCTGGGCCTGGTGATTTCCACCTTCATGCGGAGCCAGATCGCCGCCCTGTTCGGCACGGCTATCCTGACCCTCCTGCCGGCCGTGCAGTTTTCCGGTCTGACCCATCCGGTCTCCTCACTGGAAGGTGCCGGGGCCGCGATCGGCACGGTCTATCCGACCACCTATTTTCTGATCATCGCCCGTGGCGCATTTTCCAAGGGGCTCGGCTTTGCCGATCTCAAGGTGTCGTTTGTCCCCCTGCTGCTGGCCGTGCCCCTCTTGATCGGACTGGCCACGGCCCTGCTCAGGAAACAGGATCGCTGA
- a CDS encoding ABC transporter permease subunit, translating to MRSANILHLGIKELRSLLRDPILLALIVYAFSFEVYSAARAMPETLHRAPIAIIDEDRSQLSARIADAFIPPHFTTPAMITRNEMDSRMDAGLDTFAIDIPPNFQRDVLAGRSPIVQLNVDATRMSQAFTGSGYIQSIVNTEISSFLQGYRANTAATVDLNLRARFNPELNQFWFGSVMQVINSVTMLSIILTGAALIREREHGTVEHLLVMPVTPFEIMTGKVWAMALVVLTTTACSLTLVVQGLLRVPIEGSIPLFLVGTALHLFATTSLGIFLGTVARSMPQFGLLMMLVLLPLEILSGSTTPRESMPDVVQWIMLAAPNTHFVMLAQAILYRGAGLAVVWPQFVSLVLIGAVLFALSLSRFRSTIGTMA from the coding sequence ATGCGTAGCGCCAACATCCTCCATCTCGGCATCAAGGAACTGCGCAGCCTGCTGCGCGACCCCATATTGCTGGCGCTGATCGTCTACGCCTTCAGCTTCGAGGTCTATTCGGCCGCCAGGGCCATGCCGGAAACCCTGCACCGGGCGCCGATCGCCATTATCGACGAGGACCGTTCCCAACTCTCGGCGCGCATCGCCGACGCCTTTATCCCCCCGCATTTCACCACGCCGGCCATGATCACGCGGAACGAGATGGATTCCCGCATGGATGCCGGTCTCGACACCTTTGCCATCGATATCCCCCCGAACTTTCAGCGCGACGTCCTGGCCGGACGTTCGCCCATTGTCCAGCTCAACGTGGACGCAACCCGGATGAGCCAGGCGTTCACCGGCAGCGGTTACATCCAGTCCATCGTCAACACCGAAATCAGCTCCTTTCTGCAGGGCTATCGGGCAAACACCGCCGCAACCGTCGATCTGAACCTGCGGGCACGCTTCAACCCGGAGTTGAACCAATTCTGGTTCGGCTCGGTCATGCAGGTCATCAACAGCGTCACCATGCTCTCCATCATCCTGACCGGAGCCGCGCTGATCCGTGAACGGGAGCACGGCACGGTGGAGCACCTGCTGGTGATGCCGGTGACCCCCTTTGAAATCATGACTGGCAAGGTCTGGGCCATGGCGCTGGTGGTGCTGACGACCACCGCCTGCTCGCTTACCCTGGTTGTCCAGGGGTTGCTCAGGGTACCGATCGAGGGTTCCATCCCCCTCTTTCTGGTCGGCACCGCCCTGCACCTGTTCGCCACCACGTCGCTCGGTATCTTCCTCGGCACCGTCGCCCGCTCCATGCCCCAGTTCGGCCTGCTGATGATGCTGGTGCTGCTGCCGCTGGAGATCCTCTCGGGCAGTACCACCCCCCGCGAAAGCATGCCCGATGTCGTGCAGTGGATCATGCTAGCAGCGCCCAACACCCATTTCGTCATGCTGGCCCAGGCCATCCTCTACCGCGGTGCAGGGCTCGCCGTTGTCTGGCCGCAGTTTGTCTCCCTCGTCCTGATCGGCGCGGTCCTGTTTGCGCTCTCCCTGTCGCGCTTCCGCTCCACCATAGGGACAATGGCATGA